A window of Oncorhynchus tshawytscha isolate Ot180627B linkage group LG10, Otsh_v2.0, whole genome shotgun sequence contains these coding sequences:
- the LOC112260708 gene encoding zinc finger protein 263, whose amino-acid sequence MASCNFQAQFVSIMEVLAKAAVTEINKRVDDSCAVIRLEIIQSQRDIDVLKRKCHMMESELKKTRRRKGFYPMASERSPYPVKIVSNKQRSSSQWRDSEMSVEGDSQPQPTDVEQRVETEPILIKDEETAEDVWKTDPQEELRITGEESGSKPGKPPSFEQQLCDEDFITQPNISPRDSVEHYPNSDHPEEPGTPWLSSTEVFSTEQHRPDEDSLDLVLVKDEKEEELDPTTALAGPDQFVMDETDGQLWTSVNPGRDTDPDGHPDFSFHSTEEYSQNISIFPSHSGLPSVPTMTDEVGPSLHSSIWKPHANMFSAAAHMKRHIRTLADETRQQMPEGQSSEMLDSSNEGNSLALQPRLHQYRASEATVRLSECMTGSNMATTSTFSGYSLSHSSFNMVKRMRTQWRSGGNTERRFSCTFCGKSFQRLCQLKVHLRSHTGEKPYTCEQCGRSFTKQCNLIRHALVHTGEKPYECTQCGKCFTQRSKMKSHQRTHIGEGPVSQYVVPAFPGDPHTSLLLSQNRWNK is encoded by the exons ATGGCCAGCTGCAATTTTCAGGCTCAGTTTGTATCCATTATGGAGGTATTGGCTAAAGCAGCTGTAACAGAAATAAACAAACGCGTAGATGATAGCTGTGCTGTTATACGTTTGGAAATTATCCAAAGCCAGCGAGATATTGATGTACTGAAAAGGAAGTGTCACATGATGGAGAGCGAGCTGAAGAAAACGCGCAGACGAAAGG GTTTTTACCCCATGGCATCAGAGAGATCTCCATATCCAGTCAAGATTGTTTCGAACAAGCAGAGGAGTAGCTCACAGTGGAGAGACAGCGAGATGTCTGTTGAAGGGGACTCTCAACCCCAG CCTACAGATGTGGAGCAGAGAGTGGAGACTGAACCCATACTGATCAAAGATGAGGAGACAGCAGAGGATGTGTGGAAGACTGACCCTCAGGAAGAGCTCAGGATCACTGGAGAGG AGTCTGGTTCCAAGCCTGGGAAACCACCATCCTTTGAGCAACAGCTCTGTGATGAGGACTTCATCACGCAACCCAATATATCTCCCAGAGACTCAGTGGAACATTACCCCAATTCTGATCATCCAGAGGAACCAGGCACACCCTGGCTATCATCTACAGAGGTGTTCAGTACAGAGCAGCACCGGCCAGACGAGGACTCACTAGACCTAGTGCTGGTGAAggatgagaaagaggaggagttAGATCCGACCACGGCCCTGGCAGGACCTGACCAGTTTGTTATGGATGAGACTGATGGGCAGCTGTGGACCTCTGTGAATCCAGGCAGAGACACTGACCCTGATGGCCACCCAGATTTCTCCTTTCATTCCACAGAAGAGTACTCTCAGAATATCTCAATTTTCCCATCTCATAGTGGGCTGCCATCTGTTCCTACTATGACAGATGAAGTGGGGCCATCGCTTCACTCTtctatatggaaaccacatgctaACATGTTCAGTGCAGCAGCACACATGAAAAGACATATCAGGACATTGGCTGATGAGACTAGACAACAGATGCCAGAGGGACAGAGCAGTGAGATGCTGGACTCAAGTAATGAAGGAAATAGTTTAGCTCTACAGCCAAGACTGCATCAATACAGGGCTTCAGAAGCAACAGTGAGATTGAGTGAGTGCATGACAGGGTCAAACATGGCCACCACCTCCACCTTCTCTGGATACAGCCTGAGTCACAGTAGTTTTAACATGGTGAAGAGAATGAGGACTCAGTGGAGATCAGGCGGAAACACCGAGAGGCGTTTCAGCTGCACCTTCTGTGGGAAGAGCTTCCAGCGTCTCTGCCAGCTCAAAGTACACCTCCGGAGTCACACCGGAGAGAAACCGTACACCTGTGAACAGTGTGGCAGGAGTTTTACCAAGCAGTGCAACCTGATCAGACATGCTCTGGTCCACACCGGGGAGAAACCGTATGAGTGCACACAGTGTGGGAAATGCTTCACCCAGCGCTCCAAAATGAAGTCACATCAAAGAACTCACATAGGAGAGGGTCCAGTCTCTCAATACGTGGTACCCGCATTCCCTGGGGATCCACACACAAGTTTATTGTTGTCTCAGAACAGATGGAATAAATAG